A region of Moorena sp. SIOASIH DNA encodes the following proteins:
- a CDS encoding HupE/UreJ family protein, which yields MSKSKFSASNRSYTSRYQNQKLGFNAMALLVWMGILSTAQQAMAHHPFGGERPDNFITGFLSGLGHPVIGFDHLAFVIAVGLIAVGFTSGFLIPGAFVLTTLLGTGIHLLGMDLPIPEIAIATSVVLFGGLLLSAKIPNISVVLGLASLAGIFHGYAYGEAIVGAQMSPLLAYLIGFSVIQYGIAILALGLSKRLIKQWKDQPFPLIRILGFGICSVGVVFLSSAIFG from the coding sequence ATGTCAAAAAGCAAATTTTCCGCCAGCAATCGGTCTTATACCTCCCGTTATCAAAACCAGAAACTTGGCTTTAATGCTATGGCTCTGTTGGTATGGATGGGGATTTTAAGTACAGCACAACAAGCCATGGCTCACCATCCCTTTGGTGGCGAGAGACCCGATAATTTCATCACAGGATTTTTGTCTGGATTAGGTCATCCCGTGATTGGTTTCGATCATCTCGCCTTTGTGATTGCTGTTGGCTTAATTGCAGTCGGATTTACCAGTGGTTTCCTGATTCCAGGTGCTTTTGTCCTCACCACCCTACTCGGGACAGGTATTCACTTGCTGGGAATGGACTTACCAATACCAGAGATTGCGATCGCTACTTCAGTGGTGCTCTTTGGCGGACTACTCTTGAGTGCCAAAATTCCCAATATATCTGTAGTGCTGGGGTTAGCGAGCTTAGCTGGTATTTTTCATGGCTATGCCTATGGTGAAGCAATTGTAGGTGCTCAAATGAGTCCACTCTTGGCTTACCTGATTGGCTTCAGTGTGATTCAGTATGGTATTGCCATCCTAGCCCTAGGTTTGAGTAAGAGGTTGATCAAACAATGGAAAGATCAACCCTTCCCACTGATAAGAATTTTAGGCTTTGGTATCTGCTCAGTAGGAGTAGTTTTCCTATCCTCTGCAATTTTTGGATAA
- a CDS encoding YihY/virulence factor BrkB family protein, with protein sequence MPINPCPGVMVMNPKAILGLLKETFKEWKEDNASRLAAALSYYMIFSLAPVLIIAIAIVGSIFGEEAAKGEIVEQIQGLVGEQGAQFIQTAITNANRPDASGGLASLISIVVLLFGASGVFGELQDALNTIWDVKLKPGRGIWGILKKRILSFLTVLGVGLFLLLSAVLSTALSALRSYESEFLKELGFLWLYQLNFVWTILDLLVSFGILSLMFALVYKYLPDVKIAWKDVWVGAIITTLLFNLGKWLLSWYLGRSSFSSSYGAAGSLVVLLAWVYYSSQIIFLGAEFTQVYAKIFGSKIVPDDHATPLPAVGQFPSVEERDNPRS encoded by the coding sequence ATGCCGATTAACCCGTGTCCAGGAGTTATGGTGATGAATCCCAAGGCTATTTTAGGACTGCTTAAAGAAACGTTTAAAGAATGGAAGGAGGATAACGCATCTCGACTAGCAGCAGCATTATCCTATTACATGATTTTTTCCCTAGCGCCAGTGTTAATTATTGCGATCGCAATTGTGGGGTCTATCTTTGGGGAAGAGGCGGCTAAGGGCGAGATTGTAGAGCAAATCCAAGGATTGGTTGGCGAACAGGGGGCACAGTTTATTCAGACAGCCATTACTAATGCCAATCGGCCTGATGCTAGTGGGGGGTTGGCTTCCTTGATTAGTATTGTGGTGCTGTTGTTTGGTGCATCTGGGGTATTTGGCGAACTCCAAGATGCCTTGAATACGATTTGGGATGTGAAGCTGAAACCGGGACGGGGCATCTGGGGTATTTTGAAAAAACGGATTCTTTCGTTTCTGACCGTGCTGGGTGTGGGACTTTTTCTGCTATTGTCCGCTGTGCTCAGTACTGCCTTATCCGCTTTGAGGTCTTATGAGAGCGAATTCCTCAAGGAACTGGGTTTCCTATGGCTATACCAACTTAACTTTGTCTGGACAATTCTGGACTTGCTGGTGTCCTTTGGTATCCTTAGCCTGATGTTTGCTCTGGTTTACAAGTACTTGCCAGATGTGAAAATTGCCTGGAAGGATGTCTGGGTTGGAGCAATTATCACTACCTTACTGTTTAACTTGGGTAAATGGCTATTGTCATGGTATCTCGGCAGAAGCAGTTTTTCCTCAAGTTACGGTGCTGCTGGTTCTCTGGTGGTTTTATTGGCTTGGGTATACTATTCGTCTCAAATTATCTTTTTAGGAGCTGAATTTACCCAAGTTTACGCTAAAATATTTGGTTCAAAAATCGTTCCCGATGACCATGCTACCCCTCTCCCGGCAGTAGGCCAGTTCCCTAGTGTCGAGGAAAGGGATAACCCAAGATCGTAA
- a CDS encoding class I SAM-dependent methyltransferase, whose product MIENQFVRNFVSSLSKRGKLPISFVIHLEDGSLTTIGEEKPILDIYIKNTAGRKAFMSLDQLLIVEAYIKGDIDFEGDLIKAMSFQQLLSDQHILLKIGRRLKPILLGREKCNPDWISKHYDSHNIQLFAMDTDYNTYTPGIYEKDEDSLEVGAERKLDFAFQSLNLKPNDSVLDIGSGWGGFLRFAPRRNIPVTGITLSNHQKQYVEDLIENNNFDAEVKYQDFFSFQPSHKYDGIVMMGVIEDLSDYPRVMGRLLNYLKPGGRVYLDFASHKKSFGTHSFITKYIWPGTFRMVYMPEFIDAVKESPFEIKVIYNDRRNYYLWAKGMYERWMAKKADIIDKSNEQIWRTFRILFAATAGTMNKSSYDSTAYRVVLELPEDHKSIQ is encoded by the coding sequence ATGATTGAAAACCAGTTTGTAAGGAACTTCGTCTCCTCCTTATCCAAACGTGGCAAACTACCAATTAGCTTTGTAATTCATTTGGAAGATGGGTCACTCACCACTATTGGAGAAGAGAAACCGATCTTGGATATATACATCAAAAATACAGCTGGTCGAAAAGCTTTCATGTCTTTAGACCAATTACTGATAGTGGAAGCTTACATCAAGGGTGATATTGATTTCGAAGGGGACTTAATCAAGGCCATGTCGTTCCAGCAGCTGTTATCCGATCAGCATATTTTGCTAAAGATAGGTCGGCGACTCAAGCCCATCTTACTTGGGCGGGAAAAATGCAATCCAGATTGGATCTCAAAGCATTATGACTCCCATAATATCCAATTGTTCGCTATGGATACCGATTACAATACTTATACTCCTGGGATATATGAGAAAGATGAGGATAGCCTAGAGGTTGGAGCTGAACGCAAGTTAGACTTTGCCTTTCAATCTCTTAATCTCAAACCGAATGATTCAGTACTAGATATTGGCTCTGGCTGGGGCGGTTTCCTGCGTTTTGCCCCACGCCGAAATATCCCTGTGACTGGAATTACCTTATCCAACCACCAAAAACAGTATGTAGAAGATTTAATTGAAAACAATAACTTTGATGCAGAGGTCAAGTATCAAGACTTTTTCTCTTTCCAACCCAGCCATAAATATGATGGCATAGTCATGATGGGGGTAATCGAAGATTTGTCAGATTATCCTCGAGTAATGGGGCGTCTCTTGAACTACCTTAAACCAGGCGGACGAGTATATCTTGACTTTGCCTCACACAAAAAGTCATTTGGCACCCACAGTTTTATTACCAAGTATATCTGGCCGGGAACCTTTCGGATGGTGTATATGCCGGAATTTATCGATGCTGTTAAAGAATCACCATTTGAGATCAAAGTCATCTATAACGACCGTCGCAACTATTATCTTTGGGCTAAGGGAATGTATGAGCGCTGGATGGCAAAAAAAGCAGATATTATCGACAAGTCAAATGAACAAATCTGGCGCACATTCCGGATACTTTTTGCGGCAACAGCAGGTACCATGAACAAATCATCATACGATTCGACGGCCTATCGGGTGGTTTTAGAATTACCCGAGGATCACAAATCTATACAATAA